The DNA segment AGCAGTCAAGGAGGCAGAGGAGCGCTCGGCCCGAAGACAGGCCGAGGAGCAGTATCGGCTACTGTTCGACAGCAACCCGCACCCGATGTGGGTCTTCGACCCGGAGACGCTGGCTTTCCTAGCCGTCAACGACGCCACCGTGAGACAGTACGGCCACTCGCGTGACGAGTTGCTTGGCATGACGATCAAGGACATCCGCCCGCCGGAAGAGATTCCCGCGCTGATGGAGGAACTAGAGACACCCGCGTGGCCCAAGTCGGATTGGCTACGCGTGTGGAAGCATCGCCGGAAGGATGGCTCGATCATCAACGTGGAGACAGGAGCCAATGCGATTACCTTCCAGGGCCGCAAGGCTGTCCTGGTTCTAGCGCACGATGTGACGGAGAAGAAAAAGCTCGAGGCCCAGCTCCTGCAGTCACAGAAAATGGAGGCGGTCGGCCAACTCGCAGGCGGCGTAGCCCACGACTTCAACAACCTCCTGGGCGTGATCACCGGCTACACGGACCTGCTTCTCAAGGACCTGGGTGCCCAGCACGCGGGCACGCGGCGGGCCGAGCAGATCCGGAAGGCGGCGGACAGGGCCGCGGGGCTGACACGCCAGCTCCTGGCCTTCAGTCGGAAGCAAGTACTGCAGCCGAAGGTGCTAGACCTAAACGCTATAGTTCTCGACGTTGAGAAGATGCTGCACCGGCTCATCGGCGAGGACATCCAGCTGGTGACGGTCCTGGGCGAGGCGTTGGGCCGGGTGAAAGCGGATCCGGGACAGATTGAACAAGTGATTGTGAACCTCTCCGTCAATGCTAGGGACGCGATGCCGAGGGGCGGGAAGCTCATCATCGAGACCGCTAACGCGGAACTAGACGGGTTGTACGCGGGGACGCGCACCGAAGTCACGGCTGGTCCGTATGCAATGCTAGCGGTAAGCGACACCGGGCACGGGATGGATACGGAGACGATGTCGCACATTTTCGAGCCCTTCTACACGACGAAGGAAGAGGGGAAGGGCACGGGGCTGGGTCTCTCGACCGTCTTCGGAATCGTCAAGCAGAGCTGCGGCCACGTTGGTGTCTACAGCGAGGTGGGGAAGGGGACGACGTTCCGGGTCTATCTCCCACGGGTAGAGGCAGATGGAGAGGCGACTGCTCGTGTGGCGCCGCTCCCGGAGCCGAGGCGCGCACGGGGGGAGACAATCCTACTCGTGGAGGACGCGGACGTGCTGCGGATGATGATTCGGGAGATGCTGGAGAGTGCAGGCTATGAAGTTCTTTCGGGAGGGAGCCCGGAGGAGGCGCTGGCGGTTGGCGAGGTACACTCAGGGCCAATCCACCTCGTGCTGACCGACGTGGTCATGCCGGGGATAAGCGGGCCGCAGTTGGCCGAGCGCCTCAAGGCAGCACGGCCCGGGGTGAAGGTCGTCTATATGTCGGGTTACACGGATGAGGCCATCGTCCACCACGGAGTCCTCGAAGGTGGCACTCCCTTCCTTCAGAAGCCGTTCACTACCGAGGTCCTGCTACGTAAAGTCGGTGAGGCCCTGGACGCCTGAGGCGCCTGTGGCCTGGCGAGAGGCGATTCACCCCTTCCGCCTTCTCAAGGACGTGCTGGTCTGCAGAGCAGCGCTTTGCTACACGACGCAGACCCGAATTACTTTTGGCAGACTCTCAGACTCTCTGACTCGCTCTTGGGGTTCCCAGCCGGACTCCAGGAAGCGTGTCCGGC comes from the Vicinamibacteria bacterium genome and includes:
- a CDS encoding response regulator, which encodes MGTKSRLLHLEDNPTDSELVGLALREAGLDWDVVRVESRDAFVAALEQGGFNAVVSDYSLPSFNGLEALRETRKRRPELAFLFFTGTLGEERAVEALKAGATDFVAKERRDRLAPALQRAVKEAEERSARRQAEEQYRLLFDSNPHPMWVFDPETLAFLAVNDATVRQYGHSRDELLGMTIKDIRPPEEIPALMEELETPAWPKSDWLRVWKHRRKDGSIINVETGANAITFQGRKAVLVLAHDVTEKKKLEAQLLQSQKMEAVGQLAGGVAHDFNNLLGVITGYTDLLLKDLGAQHAGTRRAEQIRKAADRAAGLTRQLLAFSRKQVLQPKVLDLNAIVLDVEKMLHRLIGEDIQLVTVLGEALGRVKADPGQIEQVIVNLSVNARDAMPRGGKLIIETANAELDGLYAGTRTEVTAGPYAMLAVSDTGHGMDTETMSHIFEPFYTTKEEGKGTGLGLSTVFGIVKQSCGHVGVYSEVGKGTTFRVYLPRVEADGEATARVAPLPEPRRARGETILLVEDADVLRMMIREMLESAGYEVLSGGSPEEALAVGEVHSGPIHLVLTDVVMPGISGPQLAERLKAARPGVKVVYMSGYTDEAIVHHGVLEGGTPFLQKPFTTEVLLRKVGEALDA